The following coding sequences are from one Rutidosis leptorrhynchoides isolate AG116_Rl617_1_P2 chromosome 11, CSIRO_AGI_Rlap_v1, whole genome shotgun sequence window:
- the LOC139874454 gene encoding uncharacterized protein, translating into MAFDSIDWFFLDDVLRQMNFCTTWRHWISGCIRSARTSILINGSPTEEFQMKKGLRQGDPLSHFLFIVAIEALNVAMKEGVDSGIFKGVSLVGDNVIISHLQYADDALFFGEWSVDNASNLIRIHNWLRDQTRATIQKGGLGIGSLKSKNLSLLGKWWWRFRCEPEVLWAKVIRAVYRPDSGLSFIGNSNRFSPTWKQIRNSGLYLEKMGIPFVGSFTKSPNVIQGTCPDCWIKLVLKKVNLFIWRLCMDLIPTQSNLSKREVSLMIDKCPFYETVMEDIDHLFNNCGLSKPLWRGFLSLWGISSLISVGVINSITDPCLDMGSNDLNMACLVARYVLLWATWKWRNKSIHAPVERRNTIINEDILEEVKNPLAFMDSK; encoded by the exons ATGGCGTTCGATAGTATTGATTGGTTCTTTCTTGATGATGTTCTAAGACAAATGAATTTTTGCACAACATGGAGACATTGGATAAGTGGATGTATTCGGTCAGCTCGCACCTCGATTCTCATAAATGGCTCGCCAACTGAAGAATTCCAAATGAAAAAAGGCCTAAGACAAGGGGATCCGCTTTCCCACTTTTTATTCATTGTTGCCATTGAAGCACTAAATGTGGCAATGAAAGAAGGTGTTGACTCAGGTATCTTTAAAGGGGTATCCTTAGTCGGGGATAATGTTATTATTTCAcatttacaatatgcggatgatgCACTATTTTTCGGTGAATGGTCGGTTGATAATGCTTCTAATCTTATACGCATACACAATTGGCTAAGA GATCAAACAAGGGCCACGATCCAGAAAGGCGGTTTAGGAATTGGTAGTCTGAAATCCAAAAACCTAAGTCTTTTAGGAAAGTGGTGGTGGAGATTTAGATGTGAGCCGGAGGTGTTATGGGCCAAAGTCATACGTGCAGTTTACAGGCCTGATAGTGGACTAAGTTTCATTGGCAATAGCAATAGATTTTCGCCAACTTGGAAACAAATTAGAAACAGTGGTCTCTATCTAGAAAAGATGGGCATCCCTTTTGTTGGTTCGTTCACTAAAAG TCCAAACGTTATTCAAGGAACTTGCCCTGATTGCTGGATTAAATTGGTTCTGAAAAAAGTGAATTTATTTATTTGGCGTCTATGTATGGATCTTATCCCGACCCAGTCCAATTTATCGAAGCGTGAGGTCTCTTTAATGATAGATAAGTGTCCTTTTTATGAAACTGTGATGGAGGATATTGATCATTTATTCAATAATTGTGGTTTGTCTAAGCCATTATGGCGTGGGTTTTTGAGTTTGTGGGGTATTTCAAGCCTGATTTCTGTGGGGGTTATAAACTCAATCACTGATCCCTGTTTAGACATGGGTTCTAATGATTTAAATATGGCATGTCTTGTGGCCCGGTATGTTCTTCTATGGGCTACTTGGAAGTGGAGAAATAAGTCAATCCACGCCCCGGTAGAAAGGAGAAACACGATCATTaatgaagacattctcgaagaggTTAAAAATCCTCTCGCATTTATGGATAGCAAGTAG